The following coding sequences are from one Primulina eburnea isolate SZY01 chromosome 15, ASM2296580v1, whole genome shotgun sequence window:
- the LOC140815271 gene encoding serine/threonine-protein kinase-like protein At3g51990, which yields MGYLSCNAESAIATCDSYNWELLTKRPIKDHGTRPFKILEFDFSVLHSATDGFSPGNLLGKGSHGAVYKARIHQIKAVAAVKRTKQTHNSAFGNSNSTTDTELEILSRIYHPRLVNLLGFSSDPNQRKMIVVEYMPNGSLYDLLHRSGKPPGWVKRTRFALQVARAVQFLHASNPPIIHRDIKSSNILIDANFSSRLSDFGLSLRGHEEDVKVKCAPPAGTLGYLDPEYLAPGDLSTKSDVFSFGILMLEIITGRNAIDVNYSPPSVENWAVPAIKVGDFTGICDLRIGPPRDWEALRRMAVLAARCVRSTAGKRPGMAEVVECLKIVHQKMKARSPICVKLGYLVGEDTPAGKYEPLDESMEMASNCRTGSRRNWKKSSVSGAQLRHYAIGDRVERSKSIGTASEVKYLPPDESDDHIIGRRVRLSVKILTVRLSKSTSVGILQGKKLVRNNNGTTGQSRNLLVDSEE from the coding sequence ATGGGTTACCTTTCATGCAACGCGGAGTCCGCCATCGCCACCTGCGATTCGTATAACTGGGAATTGTTAACCAAAAGGCCCATCAAAGATCATGGTACAAGGCCTTTCAAGattcttgaatttgatttttctgTTCTTCACTCCGCCACCGATGGCTTCTCACCTGGGAATTTACTAGGGAAAGGCAGCCATGGAGCCGTGTATAAAGCGCGAATCCATCAGATAAAAGCTGTCGCTGCCGTCAAAAGGACCAAACAAACGCACAACTCCGCCTTTGGAAATAGTAATAGTACCACTGATACAGAGCTGGAGATTCTGTCTAGAATATATCACCCCCGGCTGGTGAACTTGCTCGGATTTTCTAGTGATCCGAATCAACGTAAAATGATCGTAGTAGAGTACATGCCGAATGGGTCCTTGTACGATTTGCTCCACCGCTCGGGTAAACCACCGGGGTGGGTTAAGAGAACCCGCTTCGCTTTGCAGGTTGCAAGGGCGGTTCAGTTTCTACACGCATCAAATCCGCCGATCATTCACAGGGATATCAAATCGTCCAACATTTTGATCGACGCGAACTTCAGTTCCCGGCTCAGCGACTTCGGTCTGTCTCTGAGAGGACACGAGGAGGACGTTAAGGTGAAGTGCGCTCCCCCCGCGGGGACGTTGGGATACCTAGACCCGGAGTATCTCGCCCCTGGCGATCTCAGCACCAAGTCGGATGTATTCAGCTTCGGAATCTTAATGCTCGAGATCATCACCGGTCGGAATGCAATCGACGTGAATTACAGCCCTCCGTCGGTTGAAAACTGGGCTGTTCCGGCGATAAAAGTAGGTGACTTCACCGGAATTTGTGACCTAAGAATCGGGCCTCCGCGAGACTGGGAAGCTCTCAGACGGATGGCGGTGTTGGCGGCGAGATGCGTGAGGTCCACGGCGGGGAAGCGGCCAGGAATGGCGGAGGTGGTGGAGTGTTTGAAGATCGTACACCAGAAAATGAAGGCACGTTCTCCAATCTGTGTTAAGCTGGGGTATCTCGTGGGGGAGGATACTCCCGCGGGTAAATATGAGCCGTTGGATGAGAGCATGGAGATGGCCAGTAACTGTAGAACAGGGAGCAGGAGAAACTGGAAAAAATCCAGTGTTTCGGGTGCACAACTCAGGCATTATGCGATTGGTGATCGAGTCGAGAGGTCAAAGTCAATTGGAACAGCAAGTGAGGTTAAATATCTACCGCCCGATGAGAGCGATGATCACATAATTGGGAGGAGGGTGCGATTGAGTGTGAAGATCCTCACGGTGAGGTTGAGTAAGTCGACATCAGTGGGGATTTTGCAGGGCAAGAAGTTGGTCAGAAACAACAATGGAACCACCGGACAGAGCAGAAACTTGTTGGTCGATTCAGAAGAATAG
- the LOC140815141 gene encoding LOW QUALITY PROTEIN: RNA exonuclease 4-like (The sequence of the model RefSeq protein was modified relative to this genomic sequence to represent the inferred CDS: deleted 3 bases in 2 codons): MGKYVHPVDYVVDFRTQISGIRPHDLRKAKNFIMVQRKVAELIEGRILVGHALSSDLKALLFSHPKKDTRDISESAPFLKEGRSRSLKNLAMQFLVADIQNGAHCPVEDERAAMLFHQKCRKQRERSIKNFSRLKEKQKKRKYKKKQKTVESGLPSFFKSFML; this comes from the exons ATGGGGAAGTATGTTCACCCAGTGGATTATGTAGTTGATTTCCGCACACAAATTAGTGGAATTCGACCACATGACTTGAGGAAAG CAAAAAATTTCATCATGGTTCAGAGGAAGGTCGCAGAGTTGATCGAA GGGAGGATCCTTGTTGGGCATGCATTGAGCAGTGATCTCAAA GCATTGCTGTTCAGTCATCCAAAGAAGGATACAAGAGACATATCAGAATCTGCACCCTTTCTAAA GGAAGGACGGAGTCGCTCCCTGAAGAATCTAGCGATGCAGTTTCTCGTTGCTGACATTCAAAATGGCGCGCACTGCCCT GTAGAAGATGAAAGGGCTGCTATGttatttcatcaaaaa tgcCGTAAACAAAGGGAAAGGAGTATCAAGAATTTCTCTCGGCTCAAGGAAAAACAGAAAAAACGGAAATATAAAAAGAAACAGAAAACTGTAGAAAGTGGACTCCCTAGCTTCTTCAAAAGCTTTATGTTGTAA